The Micromonospora siamensis genome contains the following window.
TGTCCCTGCTGATCCCGCTGCGCCGGCTCGGCCTGCGGCTGCGCCCCGGCTACGGGTTCCCCGCCGACGCCCGCGCCCGGGTGGGCGGGCTGGCCGTGGCCGGGGTGGTCACGGTCGCCGCCCAGCAGGTCGCCCTCATGGTCAGCCTCAACCAGGTCAGCTACGGGCCGCGGTCCAACCCGGGCGTCTACAACCTCGCCCAGACCGTCTACTTCCTGCCCTGGGCGGTGCTCGCGGTGCCGCTGGCCGTGGCCGCGTACCCGACGCTGGCCGCCGCCCGCGCGGCCGGCGACGAGCGGGCCTACCGGGAGACCCTCGCGCCGGCCGTGCGGGGGGTGGTGCTGTTCAGCCTGCTGGGCGCCGCCGCGCTGATCGGCACGGCCGGCCCGGTCGGGCACTTCTTCTTCCCACCGGCCGCCGCCGGCACGGCCGCCGCGGCCATCACCGGCTTCGCGCCCGGACTGCTCGGCTACGGCCTCTTCGCGGTGCTGACCCGCGCCCTCTACGCCCGGGGCGCCACCCGGGCCGCGACCGTCGCCACGGCCGTCGGGTGGCTCACCGTGCCGCTGCTGGTGCTGCTCCTCGGCCAGCTCCTGCCGGTCGAGGACCGCGTGCCGGCGGTGACCCTGGCCACCTCCGGCGGCATGCTCGTGCTGGGCGCCCTGCTGCTGGTGGCGGTGCGCAGGTCGGCGGGACCGGCCGCGCTGGCCGGCGTCGGTCGGGCCAGCCTGGCCGGCCTGGTGGCGGTCGTGCCGGCCGCGCTGGCCGGGGTCGGCGTCTCCCGCCTGGTGGCCGGTGGCGGGCCCCCGACGACCGGCGCGGCCCTGCTGCAGGGCATGCTGTCCGGAGTCGTGGTCGCGGCCGTGTTCCTCGCCGTCGCCTGGCTGGTGGACCGGCGGGACGTGGCGCCGCTGCTGGCCGCGGTCACCCGCCGGCTGGGCCGACGCCGCGCCCCGGCCGCTGCCGGCCCGGCCGAGGACGTGGTGCCGGCCGCACGGTCGCGAACGGAAGGGGACCGGTGAGCGCGAGGAGTGAGCCGGTGTTGCGAGCCCCGCAGTCGCGAACGGAAGGGGACCGGTGAGCGCGAGGAGTGAGCCGGTGTTGCGAGCCCCGCAGTCGCGAACGGAAGGAGAGCAGAGCCCATGACGGAGACGACACCGGAACCCCGGTGGCCCGGCTCGGTGGCCCTGCTGCTCGCCTCCAGCACGGGCGGGGTGGGGCAGCACGTCCGGTCGGTGGCCCGGGGCCTGGCCGCGGGCGGCGCGTCGGTGCTGGTCTGCGGTCCGGCCGCGACCGAGGAACAGTTCGACTTCACCGGGGTCGGCGCCCGCTTCGCCGCCGTCGAGATCCCGGCCAGCCCCACCCCGGCCGACGCCCGGGCGGTCACCGCGCTGCGCCGGGCGCTCGCCGCCACGCCGGTCGACGTGGTCCACGCGCACGGGCTGCGCGCCGGGCTGGTCGCGGTCCTCGCCCGGCCGGCCGCCCCCGTGGTGGTCACCTGGCACAACGCGGTGCTCGCCGGCGGGCTGCGCGGCCGGGTGTCCCGGCTGGTCGAGCGGATCGTGGCCCGGTCCGCCCGGGTAGCCCTGGGCGCCTCCACCGACCTGGTCGAGCGGGCCGCCGCGCTGGGCGCGACCGACGCCCGCCTCGCGCCGGTCGCCGCGCCCACGCTGCCCGCCCCGCGCCGCCGCCGGGCGGCCGTACGCGCCGAGTTCACCGTCGCCGCCGACCAGCCCCTGATCCTCTCGGTGGGCCGGCTGCACCCGCAGAAGCGGTACGACATCCTGGTCGACGCCGCCGCACGCTGGCGTACCCGCCGGCCGGCGCCGGTGGTGGTGATCGCCGGGAGCGGTCCGGCGTACCTGCCGCTGGCCGCCCGGATCTCCGCCACCCGGGCGCCGGTGACCCTGCTCGGGCACCGTACCGACGTCGCCGACCTGCTGGCCGGTGCCGACCTGGCGGTGGTCACCAGCGACTGGGAGGCCCGCCAGCTGTTCGCCCAGGAGGCGCTGCGGGCCGGCGTACCCCTGGTGGCGACCGACACCGGCGGCCTGCCGGAGCTGGTCGGCGACGCGGCCCTGCTGGTGCCGCCCGGCGACGTGGACGCGGTGGACGCGGCGGTACGCGGGCTGCTCGACGACCCCGAACGCCGCGCCGACCTGGGCCGACGGGGTGTCCGCCGGGCGGCCACCTGGCCCACCGAGGCCGACACCGTGGCCGCGCTGGCCGCGCTCTACGCCGAGCTGGCGCCGGTCGGAGTCGGCCCCGCCGCGCCGGACAGCGGCGCCGAGTCGGCGGGGCAGCGCTGATGCTGCGTCGACTGACCCCGGTTCTGCTCACCCTGCTCGTGGTGGTGCTCGGCATCACCGCGCTGGCGGCCCGGCCGGAGCGGGACGGGCCGCGCCGGTCGGCCGACTTCGTGGTGCTCGCCGGGGTCGCCGGCCTGCGCTGGGAGGACGTCGACCCGCAGCGCACGCCGACGCTGTGGCGGATGGCCGAGGAAGGCTCGATCGGGTCGCTGTCGGTGCGCTCGGCGCACCGCCCCACCTGCCCGGTGGACGGCTGGCTGACCCTCGGGGCCGGCAACTTCGCCGCCTGGAACGGCGCCCGGCACGCGGGCGGCTGCCCGACCACGGCGGTCACCGTGGAACAGCCGGACGGGATCGGCGCGAACCTGCCCCAGCAGCAGAGCGTGGTCGGCTACAACCAGGACCGGCTGCCGTGGGGCGCGGTGCCCGGCTCGCTGTCGGAGTCGGTGCGCTGCTCGGTGGCGGTCGGCCCGGGAGCGGCGGTCGCCGCGGCCCGGCCGTTCGGCCGGGTCGACCGGTACGCCTCGGCGCTGCCCCGCGACCCGCGGGCCCTGCTCGGTTCCTGCGTGCTGAGCATCGTGGACCTGGGCACGGTGACCGGCGAGGACCCGGCGGCGCGGCAGGAGGCGGCCCGGCGCGCCGACGAGCAGCTGGCCCGGGTGCTGGCCGCCCGCCCGCCCCGCTCGCTGGTGCTGGTCGCCGGGATCTCCGACACGGACCAGACGTCGCGGTTGCACGTGGCCGTGGCCGACGGGCCGGGCTGGGAGCGGGGCTGGCTGACCTCCGCCAGCACCGGCCGCGAAGGCTACCTGCAACTGGCGGACCTGGCGCCGACCGCCCTGGTGGCGCTGGGCCGTCCGATGCCCGAGCGGCTCTTCCTGGGCCGTCCCGCCCAGTCGGTGCCGGGTCGCCCCGACGACCTGCCCGCGGCGATCGCGGCGCCCGCCGACGCGGACCGGGAGGCGGGCGCGCAGCGGCGGGTGGCCGGCTGGTTCTTCGCCCTGCTGGCCGCGGCGCAGGTGGCGCTGGCCGTGGCGGTGCTGCCGCTGCTGCGCCGGGCCCGCCGGCACGCCGGCCCGCACGGACCCGTTCCGGTCTCTTCGCGGGTGGTGCGGGTGGTGGAGCTGCTGCTGATCGCCGCCTCGCTGGCCGTGCCGGCGGCGCTGCTCGCCGACGCGGTGCCCTGGTGGCGTGGCGACCACGCCGGGCTGTACTTCGGGGT
Protein-coding sequences here:
- the murJ gene encoding murein biosynthesis integral membrane protein MurJ, encoding MTKPAPLAGAGRVAGAAALIAALTVLSRLAGFGRTMVFTWTLGPSDLGGTYVIANNLPNFIFEIVAGGALASLVVPLLAGAVEAGDRRSVAATTGALLTWTVSLLVPLAVLVALLAGPLIALQGGGLTAEQHDAGVRMLRWFAPQLPMYGIGIVLTGVLQAHRRFAWPVIAPLLSSLTVIVVYLAFAVAEGRLATVGGVSRAGETLLAAGTTFGVVVLTLSLLIPLRRLGLRLRPGYGFPADARARVGGLAVAGVVTVAAQQVALMVSLNQVSYGPRSNPGVYNLAQTVYFLPWAVLAVPLAVAAYPTLAAARAAGDERAYRETLAPAVRGVVLFSLLGAAALIGTAGPVGHFFFPPAAAGTAAAAITGFAPGLLGYGLFAVLTRALYARGATRAATVATAVGWLTVPLLVLLLGQLLPVEDRVPAVTLATSGGMLVLGALLLVAVRRSAGPAALAGVGRASLAGLVAVVPAALAGVGVSRLVAGGGPPTTGAALLQGMLSGVVVAAVFLAVAWLVDRRDVAPLLAAVTRRLGRRRAPAAAGPAEDVVPAARSRTEGDR
- a CDS encoding glycosyltransferase family 4 protein, with product MTETTPEPRWPGSVALLLASSTGGVGQHVRSVARGLAAGGASVLVCGPAATEEQFDFTGVGARFAAVEIPASPTPADARAVTALRRALAATPVDVVHAHGLRAGLVAVLARPAAPVVVTWHNAVLAGGLRGRVSRLVERIVARSARVALGASTDLVERAAALGATDARLAPVAAPTLPAPRRRRAAVRAEFTVAADQPLILSVGRLHPQKRYDILVDAAARWRTRRPAPVVVIAGSGPAYLPLAARISATRAPVTLLGHRTDVADLLAGADLAVVTSDWEARQLFAQEALRAGVPLVATDTGGLPELVGDAALLVPPGDVDAVDAAVRGLLDDPERRADLGRRGVRRAATWPTEADTVAALAALYAELAPVGVGPAAPDSGAESAGQR